In the Streptomyces sp. SJL17-4 genome, GCATGCCGTCGAGGAGCGCGGCGGCGTGGTCGTACCGGGAGTACCTCAGCAGCTCGGTGACCACAGTGACGGACCATCGTCCCGGATAGCTGTGCGGACGCTCCCGGAAGCGAGCCAGTACCTCGTCGTGGGAGCCGATGACGACGAGCGCGACGGGCGAGTCCCTCTGCCACGGGAACCGGGCGAAACTCTCGGCGCCCAAGGCAGCCGCGTTCTGCGGTTCCAGGGCGCACCCGGCGCGCAGGAGACCCAGCGCCGCGGGCCCGTCGAGCTTCCTGGCGCGGGCGGCGGCCATGAAGTGCTCGGCGTCCTCGCGGCGCCCCTTCCGTACGCAGGCCACCACCATCCGCGCGTACACCTCCGCGGCGTTCGGCGCCTCGGGCGAGCGCGACATCAGCTCCTCCGCCCGCTCCCGGGCACCGACGCCCGCGAAGGCCACGGCCGCCTCCTGGGCAAGACTCCCCATCGCGCCCGGATGTTCGACCAGTCGCAGGGTGCGGTCGAAATCCCCCTCGGCCGCGTAGACCCCGACGAGGCGGGAGCACAGCTCGTGCTCGGCCCACGGGTTCACCCGGGCGAACGTCTCCGCCCACTCCAGCCGCCCCGCCGCGAGCGCCGCGAAGGCGACGTCGCGCGGCACCAGACCCGGCTCGCTCTCCACGGCCCGGAGCAGGTCCACCGCCTCGTCGCGCCGCCCGGCCTCCGCCAGGGCCCGGGCGAGCGCCACCAGATCCCCGACCAGGGCCGGGCGCGCGGGCACGCGCACCCTCCGCTCCTCCGCCGCGAGCAGGCGCCGGGCCTCGGCGACGTGGCCCGCCTCGTACAGCGCCTCCGCGAATACGGCGAGGGCCTCCGTGTTCTCCCCGATCCCCCTGACCACCGCGCGGGCCCGGTCCACCGCTCCCTCCGCGAGCAGCCGGCGCAGGAAGGCTCCGAGCACCCGGAGGCCACCGGCGCTCTGACCGGTCCATCTCGATGACGCGTCGGGGCTCTCCACGAGCCTTCCGCACAGCGCGGCGACGGCGTCCAGGTCTCCACGCGCCAGCAGGGCCTCGGCGAGGGCGGGCCAGGGATCGTCCGCGTACGAGCGCGTGTCCGAGGTCAGGGCCAGGGCCATGGCCCGCTCGACGTCACCGGCCCGGGCCAGCTCGCGGGCGATCTGCCCGTGCACGAAGTCCTTGCCGTAGGCGTCCAGGGTCCCGGCGACCTCCAGAGCCTCGTCCAACCGGCCGTGCTTCACCAGTGCGGTGGCGTACGAGAAGGCCTCTCCGCCGACGCCGGCCGCGCGCGCCTCCTCGGTCTGCCCGGCGGCGAGGAGGGCGTCGAGCAGCTCCCCACCGAATATGACGGTCCGGCTGCTCCCCATGCCCATCCTGTCCAGCGCCGCCCCCCATTGAGCGCCCTCCGCCTCGTCCTCGTAGCCGGCTTCGCGCAGGGCGGCCGCGGCCCGGAGCAGCACCACCGCCCGTACGGCCAGTTCCTTCTCCGGCGCCCACGCCTCCCGTACCGCCTCGTCGACGCGACCGTCCCGGACCAGGGCCTCCACGAACGCGGCCCGCAGGGCGGGACGCCTGCTCGGGTCCGACTCCTGCTCCACGAGGGCGACGGCCCGTCGGTACTCCCGCGCCGCGAGCAGGAGGTCCACCAGTACCCGGCGGGAGCGCAGGACCGAGCGGGCGTGGGTCGTCCTCACCAGCCGTTCGGCCCGCTCGTGCGCGCCGAGCCGGATGAGCAGCAGGGGGAGGGCGTCCCCCGTGACGGGAGGAACGAGGTCCGAAAAGCCCGTCGTCAGCGGCTCCGCCTCATCGGCGAGCTCCTCCGCACGCTCCCGCGCCCCCGCGTCCAGCAGCTTCTCCGCCACCATGCAGAGTCCTGCGACGACGCGGGGCCCCTCCATGCTCCGGGCGAGCGCCACGGCACGGTCCGGCTGTCCGATGGCCACCCAGCCCGCGAGCAGGGCGAGCGGCACGCTTCCGCTGTCCCGCAGCAGCGTCTCCCGGGCCGTCGCGAGCCGCAGCGCGGACACCACCGCGTCCTCGCGCTCCGCCTGGCCCAGGACCGCGTCCTTCGCCGCCCCGATCTCGGCCAGCGCCGCCGCGTCGCCCCCGGTCGCGGCCAGCAGCCGTTCATGGCGCCGCCCGTCCCCGGCGCAGGCCACCAGCCGCTCGACGTCCCCCTCCGCCCGCAGCATCGGCACGTACCCGTGCAGCAGGTAGTCCGGGGTCCCCTCCGGCCAGCCGCGCTCCCGCCAGCCGTCGGCCCACGCGTGCAGCACCGACCGCCACCGGCCGAGCTCCCGCTCCCCCAGCATCTCCCGCGCTCCGGCGACCAGTTCCTCGTGCGCGAGCAGGTACGTTTCGCCCCGTACCGCGAAGGTCCGGCCCGGGCCCGTGCGCAGGACGTCCTTCACCCGGTACGGCACCGCGCCCGTCAGCTCCGTCAGGTCATCGGCCGTCAGACCGCCGCCCGCCGCCGTGACCAGGGCGAGCAGCTCGTACGGGAGGCCGCCCGTGTCCAGGAGGCGCTTCAGCTCGCGCTCGGCCTCGACGCGGATCGCCCGCGCGGACGGGGACGGGGTGAGGAGCCGGACGATCGCGGGGTCCCGGAGCGGATGGTCCTCGGGGACGTCGGCCGGGAGCGGCGGGTTCGGGCGGCCGGCAACGATCACCCGGAGGTCGTACGGCAGAAGGCTCGCGATCGAGTGGGCGTCCGCTCCCACCGTCATACCCCGGTCCTCGTCCAGGCCGTCGACGAGGAGGACCAGTCGCTCGCCCCTCGCCGTGCACGCCGCGGCGGCGGAGGCGTACAGACGGAACAGGTGGGCCTCTCGCGTCGCGGCCGTCAGCAACGCCGGCAGGCCCTCGCCCGCCAGTTCCGCGAGCTGTTCCAGGACGACGTCCGTGTAGGCGACGACGTCGTTCTGCGAGCCGAGGCGGGCGGTGACGAAGAAGGAGACGATCCGTACGCCCTGCGGCGGGTCGAGGGCGAAGCACGCCATCAGCGCCGTCTTCCCGGCCCACGCCTCGGCACGCCAATACGCGTACGCCGGGCCGGAGTCGGCCCGGCAGAAATCCGCCAGCTCGGCCAACTCCCGCTTTCGGCCGATGAGTTCCGGAGGGGCCATCCGGCGGACCTGTTCCCGGTGGGCCGAGCGGACCGCCTCCCCGGCCCCGACCGTGATCCGGTTGTGGCTGCCGACCACCACGATTCCCTCGCCGTTGTCGACCGTGACCGACCGGTCTCCCCCTGCCCGCTCCATGCGCCCAACCTAGACTGGAAGGGTCCCACCTGGGTCGGGATCGGGAGGCGTCATGACGTTCACGCAGATCATCGACTTCAAGACCAGCCGGATCGACGACATGAGCCGGCTCATGGACCGTTGGATCGAGCAGACCAAGGGCAAGCGGACCGCCACGCACAGCGTTCTGGGCAAGGACCGGGCCGATTCCACGCATCTCGTGGAGATCGTCGAGTTCCCCTCCTACGACGTGGCCATGCGGAACTCGCAGCTCCCCGAGACCGATCGGATCTTCCGGGAGATGGTCGCGCTCTGTGACGAGATGCCGACCTTCACCGACCTGGACGTGGTCCGGGACGAGGCGATGTACAAGGCCAACGCGCGGCGGCTCCTTGAGATGATCGCCGCCGAGCCGGAGCTCGCGCTGCTCGACGAGGTGCTGGCCGAGGGGTACCACGACCATGATCCGACCAACGAGCAGGACGTCATCGGCATGGACGCGGTCCGGCGCGAGGTGGAGATGTGGCGGGGCGGCTTCGACTTCGCCTTCACCGTCGACGACCAGATCGCCGAGGGCGACCGGGTCTGCACCCGCTGGACCTGGAAGGGAAGCCACACCGGCGACTTCATGGGGCTCCAGCCCACCGGCATGGACGTGACGATGACCGGGACGGTCATCCACCGCTTCCGGGACGACGGGAAGATGGCCGAGGGGTGGTGGCAGTACGACCTGCTCGGGCTGATGGCCCAGCTCGGCGCCGTGGAGGGCTGAGCAGGGCTGAGCGTGGAGGGCTGAGCAGGGCTGAGCGGTGCTGAACAGGGCTGAGCAGGGCTGAGCAGGAAACGCCGAGGCCCGGTGCCCCCGCGACGGGGGCACCGGGCCTCAGTGATCAGTTACGGCACGCGTCAGTGCGAGTGGCCGTGACCGTGGCCGTGACCGTGGTCCGCCGGCTCCTCTTCCTTCTTCTCCACCACGAGGGTCTCGGTGGTGAGGAGGAGGGAGGCGATCGAGGCGGCGTTCTCCAGCGCGGAGCGCGTCACCTTCACCGGGTCGATGACGCCGGCCTTGACCAGGTCGCCGTACTCGCCGGTCGCGGCGTTGAAGCCCTGGCCCTTGTCGAGCTCCGCCACCTTCGAGGTGATGACGTAGCCCTCGAGGCCGGCGTTCTCGGCGATCCAGCGCAGCGGCTCGACGGCGGCGCGGCGGACGACCGCGACACCGGTGGCCTCGTCGCCGGTCTTGCCGAGGTTGCCCTCGAGGACCTTGACGGCGTGGACGAGCGCGGAGCCACCGCCGGAGACGATGCCCTCCTCGACCGCGGCGCGGGTCGCCGAGATGGCGTCCTCGAGACGGTGCTTCTTCTCCTTCAGCTCCACCTCGGTGGCGGCGCCGACCTTGATCACGCACACGCCGCCGGCCAGCTTCGCGAGGCGCTCCTGGAGCTTCTCGCGGTCCCAGTCGGAGTCCGTGGACTCGATCTCGGCCTTGATCTGGTTGACGCGGCCCTGCACCTCGGACGAGTCGCCGCCACCGTCGACGATGGTGGTGTCGTCCTTGGTGATGGTGACGCGGCGGGCGGTGCCGAGCACGTCCAGGCCGGCCTGGTCGAGCTTGAGGCCGACCTCCTCGGCGATGACGGTCGCACCGGTGAGGGTGGCGATGTCGCCGAGCATGGCCTTGCGGCGGTCACCGAAGCCGGGGGCCTTGACGGCCACGGCGTTGAAGGTGCCACGGATCTTGTTCACGACCAGGGTCGACAGGGCCTCGCCCTCGACGTCCTCGGCGATGATCAGGAGCGGCTTGCCGGCGCCGGCCTGGATGACCTTCTCCAGGATGGGCAGCAGGTCCTGGATCGAGGAGATCTTGCCCTGGTTGATCAGGATGTACGGGTCGTCGAGGACGGCCTCCATGCGCTCCTGGTCGGTCACCATGTACGGGGACAGGTAGCCCTTGTCGAAGGCCATGCCCTCGGTGAAGTCGAGCTCCAGGCCGAAGGTGTTGGACTCCTCGACGGTGATGACACCGTCCTTGCCGACCTTGTCCATCGCCTCGGCGATGAGCTCGCCGACCTGCTGGTCCTGCGCGGAGAGCGCGGCGACGGCGGCGATGTCGGACTTGTCCTCGATCGGGCGCGCGGTGGCGAGCAGCTCGTCGGAGACGGCCTTGACGGCGGCGTCGATGCCCTTCTTCAGGGCGGCCGGGGAGGCACCCGCGGCGACGTTGCGCAGACCCTCGCGGACCAGGGCCTGGGCGAGCACGGTGGCGGTGGTGGTGCCGTCACCCGCGATGTCGTTGGTCTTGGTCGCCACCTCCTTCACCAGCTGGGCGCCGAGGTTCTCGTACGGGTCCTCGATCTCGACCTCACGGGCGATCGTGACACCGTCGTTGGTGATGGTGGGGGCGCCGAACTTCTTGTCGATGACGACGTTGCGGCCCTTGGGGCCGATCGTCACCTTCACCGTGTCGGCAAGCTTGTTGACGCCGCGCTCAAGGGCGCGACGGGCGTCCTCGTCGAACTTCAGGATCTTCGCCATGGGAGCGGTTCAGCCCTCTCGGAATGGGGTGGAACGAACTGCGCCCCCGGACGCCCTGTGCGGGGTCAAGGGGCGCAGCTCAAAGCATCTGCTTCTGATACTTCGGCGAATTACTTCTCGACGATCGCGAGCACGTCGCGAGCCGAGAGGACGAGGTACTCCTCGCCGTTGTACTTCACCTCGGTGCCGCCGTACTTGCTGTACAGCACGATGTCGCCGGTCTTGACGTCGAGCGGCAGACGCTCGCCGTTCTCGAAGCGACCCGGGCCCACGGCCAGGACGACGCCCTCCTGGGGCTTCTCCTTGGCGGTGTCCGGAATGACCAGGCCAGAGGCGGTGGTCTGCTCGGCGTCGAGCGGCTGGACCACAATGCGGTCCTCGAGCGGCTTGATGGCAACCTTGGAGCTGGTGGTCGTCACGATCCGACCTCCCCCTTCGGAGATCTCGGGGTTAACTGTCTGAGGTGGCGACCAGGTGGATCCGTCGTCGCGGGTGCCGGACCTGCCCGTCGCTCTGTTGGCACTCTCCAGTGGTGAGTGCCAGAGCCGAGACTATGACCGCGATTAGCACTCGGTCAAGCGGAGTGCCAATTCCTCACTCGTGGCGGTGCGATTACCGGTGCGATCCCGGCAGCGGGAGCGCCCCGACGGCGGCGGCCGCCGGCACCGGGAGCGCCCCGACGGCCGCGGCAGGCGGCTTCGTCCCGCCGGTGCCGACCCGTTCGACGGCCTTCCGGCCGAGCCGCTCGATCGAGTCCACGGTCGAGGCGCAGCCGGTCAGACCCAGCACGAGTACGGCGGCCAGCAGAGGCAGCGCCCGGCGTCCGCTCACACGTAGTCCTCGAGCTTGGCGACCGCGTACCCCTTGGCCGTGATCACGTTCATCACCCGGCGGATCATGTCCGGCATCGTGCCCTTCCAGTCCTCCTTGCCGCGGAAGTGGGTGAGGACGATGTCGCCGGGGTGCAGGTCCCGGTCCCACTCGCGCCACTCCATGTGGTCGGGGAAGGCCTCCGACGCCCACAGCGGGACGGCCTTGACGCCGCAGGTCTTGGCGGCGCGCAGGGTGTCCTCGTTGTAGTTGCCGTACGGCGGACGGAAGAGCGGGGGCCGCTTGCCGAATCGTTTCTCGATGACGTCCTGCATGCCGCAGATCTCGCGCTTCTGCTGCTTGTACGAGAGTCCGGGCAGGTAGCGGTGGTTGAGGGTGTGGTTGTGCAGGGACACCCCCGCCTCCTGCGACTTCTGCATCCGGGCGAAGTAGCCGTAGTCGTCCTTTACGACGTAGTCGCTGAGGAAGGCGCTGTAGGGGATCCGCAGCTCCTTCATCATCCGCAGCAGCTCGGGATCCTTCTCCGCGCCGTCGTCGATCGTCAGGAAGACGACCTTCTGCTTGGTCGGCACGGTGGTGAAGACGGGCGGCAGCCCTTCGCCGTCCGTCTCGAAGCCCTTGCGGGTGGTGATCTTCGGCTTGACGGCGGGCGGGGCCGGGGCTTCGAGCGGGGGCTTGGCGAGTCCCCACTTCTTGGCGGCGAGCACCCGGGCGGCGCGCTGCGCGCGGACCTTCTCGACGTACGCGTTGAGCGCGCCGGCCGCACCCTGCCCCTGGGCCCGCGCCTGCTGCCCGGCGGCGGGGGCGGGCGCGCCGCGGTCCGGCCCGGCGTCGTCGGCGCAGCCGGTGGCGGCGGAGGCGAGGGCGGCGACGACGAGCACCGCCCCGAGCGCCCGGGAGGAACCGTGCACACCTTTTGCCATCATTTATTCCTTTTGTCGTACGAGTCGTATGGCGCCGCATCCTGTCAGCGCGGGGGCCCCGCGCGGGGTACGACACCGCCGTACACGCCCTCGGTCCCCCGGCCGGCCCACAGCATCACAGGGCCCACAATGGGACGGGTGACCGACCTCGCCTCCTTCGCCCCGCTGCTCGCCCCCGAGGGGCGGGCGCTCCTCGCCGCCCTGCGCGACTACGACCCCGCCCAGGAGCTGGCGGTCGCCTCCCGGCTGCGCCGTGACCACCCCGCCGAGCTGGTCACCGCGGCCCTCGGGCAGGCACGGCTGCGGCAGCGGGCGGTGGCGAAGTTCGGCGCGGAGGACGCGTACCGGATGTACTTCACGCCGAACGGCGTCGAGCAGTCGACGCGCGCCTCGGTCGGCACGTACCGGGCCGGCCGGATGAAGGCGCTCGGGGTCCGGAGCGTCGCGGACCTCTGCTCCGGGATCGGCGGCGACGCGATCGCGCTGGCGCGCGCCGGGATCTCGGTCCTGGCCGTGGACCGCGACCCGCTGACGGCCGAGGTCGCCCGCGCCAACGCCGAGGCGCTCGGCCTCGCGGAGCTCATCGAGGTGCGGTGCGCGGACGTCACCGACATCGACACCGCCCCGTACGACGCGGTCTTCGTCGACCCGGCGCGGCGCGGCGGCCGGGGCAGGATCTTCGACCCCGAGGCGTACTCCCCGCCGCTCTCCTGGGCGGTCGAGGCGGCCCGCAAGGCCCCGCACGCGGCGCTCAAGGTGGCTCCGGGCATCCCGCACGAGGCGGTGCCCGAGGAGGCCGAGGCCGAGTGGATCTCGGACGGCGGGGACGTCAAGGAGGCGGTCCTCTGGTTCGGTACGGAACCGGGCGCCCGCCGCGCCACCCTGCTGCCCTCGGGCGCGGGCCTCACCGGCCGCGGCCTGCCCGACCCGGCGGTCCGCCCGGTCGGCCGCTACCTCTACGAGCCGGACGGCGCGGTCATCCGCGCGCACCTCGTCGCCGAGGTGGCGGAGGACCTGGCCGGTGGACTGATCGACGAGACGATCGCGTACATCACGGCGGACGAGCTGATCCCGACGCCGTACGCCGCCGCGTACGAGATCACCGACGAACTCCCCTTCAACCTGAAGAAGTTGAAGGCCCTGCTGAGGGAACGCGAGGTCGGCACCCTGACGGTGAAGAAGCGCGGCTCGGCGGTCGAGCCCGAGGAGATCCGCCGCAGGGTGAAGCCGAAGGGCCCGAACGCGGCGACGGTCCTGCTCACCCGCGTCGCGGGAGCCCCGACGATGCTGATCGGCCGCCCGGCGGGCGGCGGCCGCTGACCCTTTTCAGGACGCGCGCGGGAGCCGCCGAAGCGGCGCCCGCTCAGGACGCGGCGGGGAGCCCCCGGAGCGACCCGGCGGGGAGCCCGCCCAGGCGGCGGCCCGCTCAGGACGCGGTCGGCGACCCGTGGCCCGTCTCGGCCGACGGCCCCCGGCCCGTCAGCCGTACCGCGAAGCGGTAGTGGCCGACGGCCTTCACCAGACCCGTCAGGCCGGTGACCCAGAGGATCATGGCGACGCCCATCCCGTAGACGACCAGGCCGTAGCCGTCGTCGCGGCTCACGCCCGCCGGGACGGCGAAGCCCATCCAGAGCCCGAACCCGGCCATCACGAACGACAGCAGCAGCCAGGCGACGCTGAGGACGGGGGCGCGCAGCCTGGCGTCCGTCGGTCCGTGCCGGTCCAGGACCGCCCACTGCACCAGGCGCTCGCGGACCGTCCGGTCCTGCCGCAGGCTGCGGATCGTCAGCCACACGGCCGGAACGAAGACCCCGATGCCGAGGACCGCCGTGACGAGCCCGGTCACCATCATGACCACGTCGAAAACCGGCTGCCCGATCGAGATGACCAGGACGCCGATCAGCCCCCAGCCCAGTTGCAGCAGGAAGAACCAGAGCAGGAACGTCACGAGCCGTCCGCCGCCGAGCAGCCGCCTGCCGAGTTCGTCCAGCGCCAGCGCCCGGTCGGCGAGCCGCGCCTCCCGGTCGGGCCAGCTCCGGAGTTCGGCGGGCGGGGGCGGCGGGGGCAACGGGTTACGCGGGGACATGCCAAGCACCCTAAGGGCGCGTCACGGCGCGTCCAACTCCCGCACCTTCCCCCGCAGCAGCGCCCGTTCGCTCTCGTTGCGGGTGAGGTCCGCCGCCCGCTCGAACTCCGCCCGCGCCTCCTCCGCCCGTCCGAGCCGGGCCAGCAGGTCGCCGCGGACGCTCGGCAGCAAGTGGTAGCGGGCCAGGTCCGGTTCGGCGGCGAGGGCGTCGACGATCGGAAGGGCCGCCGCGGGACCCTCGGCCATCGACACGGCGACCGCGCGGTTCAGCTCGACGACCGGCGAAGGGGCCAGCGCGCCCAGCTTCCCGTACAGCGCGGCGATCGTCGCCCAGTCCGTCTCCTCGTACGAGGCGGCCCGCGCGTGGAGGGCGGCGATCGCGGCCTGGAGGGCGTACGGCCCGTACGAGCGGCCGTCCCCGGCCCGTTCGAGCGCGGCGTATCCGCGCCGGATGAGCAGCCGGTTCCAGCGCCGCCGGTCCTGCGCGGCGAGCAGCACCGGCCGCCCGTCGGGCCCCGTCCTCGCCGCCGTCCGGGAGGCCTGGAGCTCCAGCAGGGCGACGAGCCCCTGTGCCTCGCCCTCCCGCGGGACGAGCGCGGCGAGGACGCGGGCGAGCCGCAGCGCGTCCTCGCAGAGGCCCGGCCGCAGCAGGTCGTCGCCGGCGGTCGCCGCGTACCCCTCGTTGAAGATCAGGTAGACGACCTCCAGGACGGAGCCGAGCCGGGCCGCCCGGTCCTCCCCGTACGGCACCTCGAACTCCACGCCCGCCTTCGCGAGCGCCCGCTTGGCGCGGGTGATCCGCGCCGCGACGGTCGCCTCCGGTACGAGGAAGGCGCGGGCGATCTCGTCCGTACGGAGCCCGCCGACGAGCCGCAGGGTGAGGGCGGCGCGTGCCTCGGCGGAGAGCACCGGGTGGCAGGCGGTGAAGATCAGCCGCAGCACGTCGTCGTCGATGTCCCCGGGGCCGGAGGGCTCCGGGTCGTACGACTCCTCCGTGAGCGTCCGGCCCACCTCGGCGAGCTTGCGCGCGTACGTCTCGCGCCGCCGCACGAGGTCGACGGCCCGGTGCTTGGCGGCGGACGTCAGCCAGGCTCCGGGCCGCTCCGGGACTCCTGTCCGCGGCCACTGCTCGAGGGCGGCGACGAGGGCGTCCTGGGCGATCTCCTCGGCGATGCCGACGTCGCGGACGATCCGCGCCACCGTGGCGATGATCCGCGCCGACTCCATCCGGAAGACCGTCTCCAGCGTCTCCTCGACCGTCTGTGCCGTCACGTCTCACATGACAGCACAGGAACGGCCACAGCACAGGAACGGCTCCGGAACCGGTCAGCCCTCCGGCATCTCCTCGACCTCGCGGACCTCCAGGCCGACCTTCCAGTGCGGCGGGTGGACAGCCAGGAAGCGCTTCCCCCACTCGACGGCCTCGGCCATGTCCTTGCACTGGAGCATCGCGTAGCCGCCGACGACCTCCTTGGTCTCGGTGAACGGGCCGTCGGTGAACGACAGCTTCCCGTCCGACCAGGTGATCCGGGTGGACTCGGAGGTCGGCTTCAGTCCGGCGGTGTCGACCATGGCGCCGGCCTTGGTGATCTCCTCGAAGAGCGCGCCCATCCGCTCCTCGAAGCCGGGGTCGGCGCTCTCCATGTCGATGGTGTTCTCCTCGATGCGGACGAGGGACAGGAAGCGGGGCATGACGACTCCTCGGTGGTGCGGTGGCGGGGCCGTTCCCCGCCTTCCACACATACGTCGAACGGGAGGAGCCCGCATCGACGACTCGCGAGAGGTTTCTTCCACGAGGTTTCTTCCACGAGGTTTCTTCTAGACGTAGTCCTCCAGGCGCGCCACCGTGAAGCCCTGCTCCTGGATGCGGCGCAGCATCGTCGCCGTCATCTCGGTCATCGTCCGGCCCTTGAGCTCGGACGGGCCCCGGAAGTGGGCCAGGATGATGTCGCCGGGGTGCAGCTTCCTGTCGCCGCGCTGGTACTGCATGTTCTTGATCTGCATGGACTCGCGCCACAGCACGATCGCGTCAACGCCGCACGTGCCCGCCGCCGTGCGCGTGGCCTCGTTCCAGTTGCCGTAGGGCGGGCGGAAGAGGCGCGGGGTCGTGCCGTACCGCTTCGCCAGCTTCGCCTGCTGGCCGCAGATCTCCCGGCGCTGGGCCTCCGCGGAGAGGGTGCGCAGGTTGGGGTGGGTGAGGGTGTGGTTCGCGAGGCCGTGGCCCTGGGCGACGAGCGGCGTGAAGTACCCGTAGTCGGAGCGGACGACCGAGTCGGTGAGGAACATCGTGACCGGGACCTTGAGGTCCTTCATCATCCGCACGAACGCGGGGTCCTTCTCCGCGCCGTCGTCGATCGTGATGAAGACGATCTTCTCGGTGGTGGGGATGTCGCTGATGACGGGGACGGGGCCGCCCGGCTTCCGGATCACCGGCTTGACGGCCGGCGGGGCGGGTGGCGCCGCGAAGGGCTTGAGCCCCCACTTCCGGTACGCGGCGGCGGCGCCGCCGGGGGCCTCGGGCGCCTTGTGCCCGGCGGAGGACGGCTCGGCCGCGGGTGCGGTCGTCCTCGCCGGGGCGGCGGCCCGGGGCTCCTCCGCCGCGCAGCCGGTCACCAGGAGGGTGGCGGCGGTCAGCGCCGCCCACAGCGCGATCGTCTTCTTCACGGGCTGTGGGATGCCCGATCCGATCGAAAGGTTGCTCTGTTTTCGGCCCGGTGTCGCCTATTCGACCGATTCGAAGCGCCAGCGGTGGACCGGACGGGTGATCAGTTCCGCGTCCGGCTCCGGCAGCTCGGGCAGCTCGGCGTCGAAGGTCTCCGCGTCCCACCAGGTGAGGACGAGGACCCGGTCCTGCGGGGCCCGGAAGACCTCCCGGCGGACCGGCTCACGGGCGAGGACCTGTGCCCGGGCCCATTCCAGGAGTTCGGCGCCCCGGTCCTGGGCGGCCCGCGCCTCCCACATGAGGGTGAGCCTCATGAGTACAGGTTCTCCTTGCTGACCTCGTGCACATGATCGTGGTCGTGGGAGTGGCCGTGCGCGTGCGCGCCCGGCACGTGCGGGTCCGTCACCGGCAGCGAGGAGTCCGCCGACAGTTCCAGGTCGGAGGCGGACCGGTTGCGGGCGACCATCTCGGAGCCGAGGGCCGCGACCATCGCGCCGTTGTCGGTGCACAGTCCGGGCCGGGGCACCCGCAGCCGGATGCCGGCCCGCTCGCAGCGCTC is a window encoding:
- the groES gene encoding co-chaperone GroES, coding for MTTTSSKVAIKPLEDRIVVQPLDAEQTTASGLVIPDTAKEKPQEGVVLAVGPGRFENGERLPLDVKTGDIVLYSKYGGTEVKYNGEEYLVLSARDVLAIVEK
- a CDS encoding RNA polymerase sigma factor; the protein is MESARIIATVARIVRDVGIAEEIAQDALVAALEQWPRTGVPERPGAWLTSAAKHRAVDLVRRRETYARKLAEVGRTLTEESYDPEPSGPGDIDDDVLRLIFTACHPVLSAEARAALTLRLVGGLRTDEIARAFLVPEATVAARITRAKRALAKAGVEFEVPYGEDRAARLGSVLEVVYLIFNEGYAATAGDDLLRPGLCEDALRLARVLAALVPREGEAQGLVALLELQASRTAARTGPDGRPVLLAAQDRRRWNRLLIRRGYAALERAGDGRSYGPYALQAAIAALHARAASYEETDWATIAALYGKLGALAPSPVVELNRAVAVSMAEGPAAALPIVDALAAEPDLARYHLLPSVRGDLLARLGRAEEARAEFERAADLTRNESERALLRGKVRELDAP
- a CDS encoding polysaccharide deacetylase family protein; amino-acid sequence: MKKTIALWAALTAATLLVTGCAAEEPRAAAPARTTAPAAEPSSAGHKAPEAPGGAAAAYRKWGLKPFAAPPAPPAVKPVIRKPGGPVPVISDIPTTEKIVFITIDDGAEKDPAFVRMMKDLKVPVTMFLTDSVVRSDYGYFTPLVAQGHGLANHTLTHPNLRTLSAEAQRREICGQQAKLAKRYGTTPRLFRPPYGNWNEATRTAAGTCGVDAIVLWRESMQIKNMQYQRGDRKLHPGDIILAHFRGPSELKGRTMTEMTATMLRRIQEQGFTVARLEDYV
- a CDS encoding polysaccharide deacetylase family protein, which produces MAKGVHGSSRALGAVLVVAALASAATGCADDAGPDRGAPAPAAGQQARAQGQGAAGALNAYVEKVRAQRAARVLAAKKWGLAKPPLEAPAPPAVKPKITTRKGFETDGEGLPPVFTTVPTKQKVVFLTIDDGAEKDPELLRMMKELRIPYSAFLSDYVVKDDYGYFARMQKSQEAGVSLHNHTLNHRYLPGLSYKQQKREICGMQDVIEKRFGKRPPLFRPPYGNYNEDTLRAAKTCGVKAVPLWASEAFPDHMEWREWDRDLHPGDIVLTHFRGKEDWKGTMPDMIRRVMNVITAKGYAVAKLEDYV
- a CDS encoding YciI family protein, translated to MPRFLSLVRIEENTIDMESADPGFEERMGALFEEITKAGAMVDTAGLKPTSESTRITWSDGKLSFTDGPFTETKEVVGGYAMLQCKDMAEAVEWGKRFLAVHPPHWKVGLEVREVEEMPEG
- a CDS encoding methyltransferase domain-containing protein — protein: MGRVTDLASFAPLLAPEGRALLAALRDYDPAQELAVASRLRRDHPAELVTAALGQARLRQRAVAKFGAEDAYRMYFTPNGVEQSTRASVGTYRAGRMKALGVRSVADLCSGIGGDAIALARAGISVLAVDRDPLTAEVARANAEALGLAELIEVRCADVTDIDTAPYDAVFVDPARRGGRGRIFDPEAYSPPLSWAVEAARKAPHAALKVAPGIPHEAVPEEAEAEWISDGGDVKEAVLWFGTEPGARRATLLPSGAGLTGRGLPDPAVRPVGRYLYEPDGAVIRAHLVAEVAEDLAGGLIDETIAYITADELIPTPYAAAYEITDELPFNLKKLKALLREREVGTLTVKKRGSAVEPEEIRRRVKPKGPNAATVLLTRVAGAPTMLIGRPAGGGR
- a CDS encoding ester cyclase, whose amino-acid sequence is MTFTQIIDFKTSRIDDMSRLMDRWIEQTKGKRTATHSVLGKDRADSTHLVEIVEFPSYDVAMRNSQLPETDRIFREMVALCDEMPTFTDLDVVRDEAMYKANARRLLEMIAAEPELALLDEVLAEGYHDHDPTNEQDVIGMDAVRREVEMWRGGFDFAFTVDDQIAEGDRVCTRWTWKGSHTGDFMGLQPTGMDVTMTGTVIHRFRDDGKMAEGWWQYDLLGLMAQLGAVEG
- the groL gene encoding chaperonin GroEL (60 kDa chaperone family; promotes refolding of misfolded polypeptides especially under stressful conditions; forms two stacked rings of heptamers to form a barrel-shaped 14mer; ends can be capped by GroES; misfolded proteins enter the barrel where they are refolded when GroES binds) — translated: MAKILKFDEDARRALERGVNKLADTVKVTIGPKGRNVVIDKKFGAPTITNDGVTIAREVEIEDPYENLGAQLVKEVATKTNDIAGDGTTTATVLAQALVREGLRNVAAGASPAALKKGIDAAVKAVSDELLATARPIEDKSDIAAVAALSAQDQQVGELIAEAMDKVGKDGVITVEESNTFGLELDFTEGMAFDKGYLSPYMVTDQERMEAVLDDPYILINQGKISSIQDLLPILEKVIQAGAGKPLLIIAEDVEGEALSTLVVNKIRGTFNAVAVKAPGFGDRRKAMLGDIATLTGATVIAEEVGLKLDQAGLDVLGTARRVTITKDDTTIVDGGGDSSEVQGRVNQIKAEIESTDSDWDREKLQERLAKLAGGVCVIKVGAATEVELKEKKHRLEDAISATRAAVEEGIVSGGGSALVHAVKVLEGNLGKTGDEATGVAVVRRAAVEPLRWIAENAGLEGYVITSKVAELDKGQGFNAATGEYGDLVKAGVIDPVKVTRSALENAASIASLLLTTETLVVEKKEEEPADHGHGHGHGHSH